In one window of Camelina sativa cultivar DH55 chromosome 15, Cs, whole genome shotgun sequence DNA:
- the LOC104746201 gene encoding F-box protein ETP2-like, with amino-acid sequence MAIPELVNDLVDEILCRVPATSMKRLRSTSKRWNRLFKDDRRFVREHCDKAAKEFRALMLTKELGISPMSVRGDVPPFVEVKRALSLPDPDPHFNNSRQFDIAQVSHCDGLLLCTPRYGSQIVVWNPFTGQARWIEAEGHHFVLGYSQDKKKSSSCRKSYKVLNFSRGTNNSEIYDFDSDSWRLVDHDIAPGWTIDYSNCRSVSFKGNIYWIAKEGQGRPISDRTIYLLRFDFSTERSQRLPLPYQSRLDYVAASLSAVREDKLSVLFQLGVRSKTEIWVTNKIDDDSSQAISWTKLLALDVSFDRQLSEFGSFLLDEEKKFVVWFETWLNLNVDFGVDKISMFGEDNDLKVIDVGVDKDMECWPVIFNYVPSLFQVERAQIKRAGCKRKRGEC; translated from the coding sequence ATGGCGATACCGGAGCTTGTAAACGATTTGGTAGATGAGATACTGTGTCGGGTTCCGGCCACATCCATGAAACGGTTACGAAGTACCAGCAAACGATGGAACCGTTTATTCAAAGATGACCGGAGATTCGTAAGAGAACACTGCGATAAAGCCGCGAAGGAGTTTCGAGCTCTCATGTTGACGAAGGAGCTCGGGATTAGTCCGATGAGCGTCCGTGGAGATGTTCCTCCATTTGTAGAGGTAAAAAGGGCGCTTAGCCTACCAGATCCAGATCCGCATTTTAACAATTCACGTCAGTTCGATATAGCTCAGGTCTCTCACTGCGATGGCTTATTGTTATGCACCCCACGATACGGATCTCAAAtcgtggtttggaacccgttTACTGGCCAAGCCAGGTGGATCGAAGCCGAAGGCCACCACTTTGTCCTCGGATACTCCCAAGACAAGAAGAAATCTTCCTCCTGCCGTAAGAGCTACAAAGTATTGAACTTTTCTCGTGGTACTAATAATTCGGAAATTTACGATTTTGACTCTGATTCATGGAGGCTTGTTGATCATGATATCGCTCCAGGCTGGACCATTGATTACTCTAATTGTCGCAGCGTGTCTTTCAAAGGAAACATTTATTGGATTGCTAAAGAAGGTCAAGGCCGACCCATATCCGACCGAACCATTTACTTGctcagatttgatttttcaaCGGAGAGATCCCAACGTCTGCCTCTTCCCTATCAGTCTCGTCTTGATTACGTAGCCGCCTCTCTATCCGCTGTTAGAGAAGATAAGCTTTCCGTGTTATTTCAGCTCGGTGTAAGATCCAAGACTGAGATATGGGTGACAAATAAGATTGATGATGACTCCAGCCAAGCAATTTCTTGGACCAAGCTCTTAGCATTGGATGTGAGCTTTGATCGTCAACTTTCGGAATTTGGAAGTTTCTTGCTCGACGAGGAGAAGAAATTTGTCGTGTGGTTTGAGACATGGCTGAACTTGAATGTTGATTTTGGTGTAGACAAGATATCCATGTTTGGGGAGGACAACGACCTCAAAGTAATTGATGTTGGCGTAGACAAAGATATGGAATGTTGGCctgttatttttaattatgttccAAGTCTTTTTCAAGTTGAGCGAGCTCAAATCAAGCGAGCTGGATGCAAAAGGAAAAGAGGTGAATGTTAG